In Streptococcus dysgalactiae subsp. dysgalactiae, the following are encoded in one genomic region:
- a CDS encoding uridine kinase family protein: MERVIQAILDSIEEQEKTVIRICGHGASGKTTLAKRLYQVLPKDSTYLLETDAYIISNSSGVQVTYDLKGVEGCYQMTACHPARHELASLKRDILMFRKGMDLLTIDTSWSPSQIISGQGKLLIVEGMSSTFLEKELFDLSIFCYTDNETELQRRLQRDTSERGRQAHFVIQSRQHRRRQYQLYLEPFQKNCEFLLNQSQNKCLLERKT; this comes from the coding sequence ATGGAAAGAGTTATTCAAGCAATTTTGGATAGTATTGAGGAGCAAGAGAAAACAGTTATTCGTATTTGTGGGCATGGGGCATCTGGGAAAACGACCTTAGCCAAACGATTGTATCAAGTTTTACCAAAAGACAGCACATATTTATTGGAAACAGATGCCTATATTATAAGTAACAGTTCAGGTGTTCAAGTGACCTATGATTTAAAAGGTGTAGAAGGCTGTTATCAGATGACTGCCTGCCATCCTGCTAGGCATGAGTTAGCCAGTCTCAAAAGAGATATCCTCATGTTTCGAAAAGGAATGGATTTGTTGACGATTGATACGTCATGGTCACCTAGTCAAATCATTTCAGGGCAGGGTAAACTGTTGATTGTTGAGGGGATGTCATCTACTTTCTTGGAAAAAGAATTGTTTGATCTTTCTATTTTTTGCTATACAGATAATGAGACCGAATTGCAGAGGCGTTTGCAACGAGATACTAGTGAACGTGGACGCCAAGCTCATTTTGTCATACAGAGCCGTCAACACCGAAGACGTCAATACCAACTCTACTTAGAACCTTTTCAAAAGAATTGTGAGTTTCTGCTGAACCAGTCTCAAAATAAGTGCCTATTAGAAAGAAAAACATGA
- the trhO gene encoding oxygen-dependent tRNA uridine(34) hydroxylase TrhO, whose translation MSDKIRVLLYYKYVPIENAKAYAAEHLAFCKSIGLKGRILIADEGINGTVSGDYETTQKYMDWVHSDERFADLWFKMDEEDEQAFKKMFVRYKKEIVHLGLEDNDFDNDINPLETTGAYLSPKEFKEALLDEDTVVLDTRNDYEYDLGHFRGAIRPDIRNFRELPQWVRDNKDKFMEKRVVVYCTGGVRCEKFSGWMVREGFKDVGQLHGGIATYGKDPEVQGELWDGAMYVFDERISVPINHVDPTVIGRDHFDGTPCERYVNCANPFCNKQIFTSEENEDKYVRGCSPECRAHDRNRYVAENGLSRQEWAARLEAIGETLPEFVGA comes from the coding sequence ATGTCAGATAAGATTCGAGTTTTACTCTACTATAAATATGTCCCTATTGAAAATGCTAAAGCCTATGCTGCTGAGCATCTGGCTTTTTGTAAGTCAATTGGTCTTAAAGGTCGTATCTTGATTGCGGACGAAGGCATCAATGGTACGGTTTCAGGTGACTATGAAACAACTCAAAAATACATGGATTGGGTGCATAGCGATGAGCGCTTTGCAGATCTTTGGTTCAAAATGGACGAAGAAGATGAGCAAGCTTTCAAGAAAATGTTTGTCCGTTACAAAAAAGAAATTGTTCATCTTGGTTTGGAAGATAATGACTTTGATAACGACATTAACCCGCTTGAAACAACAGGTGCTTACCTATCACCCAAGGAATTTAAAGAAGCACTGCTTGATGAAGATACAGTGGTTTTAGATACGCGTAATGACTATGAATACGACCTTGGTCATTTCCGCGGTGCTATTCGACCAGATATTCGTAACTTCCGTGAATTGCCACAATGGGTGCGAGACAACAAGGACAAGTTTATGGAAAAACGTGTTGTTGTTTACTGTACGGGTGGTGTTCGCTGTGAGAAATTCTCTGGTTGGATGGTTCGTGAAGGCTTTAAAGATGTTGGTCAGCTTCATGGCGGTATTGCAACCTATGGTAAAGACCCTGAAGTTCAAGGGGAACTCTGGGATGGAGCAATGTATGTCTTTGATGAACGTATTTCAGTTCCAATCAACCATGTTGATCCAACCGTAATCGGACGTGACCATTTCGATGGCACACCATGTGAACGTTACGTTAATTGTGCCAATCCATTCTGTAACAAACAAATCTTCACTTCTGAAGAAAACGAAGACAAATATGTGCGTGGGTGTTCACCAGAATGTCGTGCCCATGACCGTAACCGTTATGTGGCAGAAAATGGCTTGAGCCGTCAAGAATGGGCAGCTCGTCTTGAAGCAATTGGCGAAACCTTACCAGAATTTGTAGGTGCCTAA
- a CDS encoding NADPH-dependent FMN reductase, producing the protein MRKLGIILGSIKEKSSSKSLAKAMLPLFPESVEVSFIRIENLPLFNPDIDKEGRRPDSYERFRQAIKEQDALLFITPEYNRTIPAALKNAIEIGSRPYQQVAFSGKPAMIISQSNGSLAGFGANHHLRQSLVFLNVPVMPQPEIYLAHIHTIVNAQGNFIDSTAAQFLTDSVQAFLDFAKRFES; encoded by the coding sequence ATGAGGAAATTAGGTATTATTTTAGGAAGTATCAAAGAGAAGTCATCTTCTAAATCTTTGGCTAAGGCAATGTTGCCGCTTTTTCCTGAAAGTGTTGAGGTATCCTTCATCCGTATCGAAAATCTTCCATTGTTTAACCCAGATATTGATAAAGAAGGACGTAGACCTGATTCTTACGAACGCTTTAGACAGGCTATTAAAGAACAAGATGCCCTTTTATTTATCACACCAGAATACAATCGCACCATACCAGCAGCTTTGAAAAATGCCATCGAAATTGGTTCCAGACCCTATCAACAGGTAGCTTTTAGCGGTAAACCTGCAATGATTATTTCACAATCTAATGGGAGTTTGGCAGGATTTGGTGCAAACCATCATTTGAGACAGAGTTTGGTCTTTTTAAATGTTCCTGTCATGCCACAACCAGAAATTTATTTAGCACACATTCATACCATTGTGAATGCACAGGGGAACTTCATAGATTCCACTGCTGCGCAATTTTTAACAGATTCAGTACAAGCTTTTCTTGATTTTGCAAAGCGATTTGAATCTTAA
- the glgP gene encoding glycogen/starch/alpha-glucan family phosphorylase produces the protein MTRFTEYAETKLGKSLTQASNEEIYLSLLNFVKEEASHKAKNSVKRKVYYISAEFLIGKLLSNNLINLGIYKDIKEELAAAGKSIAEVEDVELEPSLGNGGLGRLASCFIDSISSLGINGEGVGLNYHCGLFKQVFKHNEQEAEPNFWIEDDSWLVPTDISYDVPFKNFTLKSRLDRIDVLGYKRDTKNYLNLFDIEGVDYGLIKDGISFDKTEIAKNLTLFLYPDDSDKNGELLRIYQQYFMVSNAAQLLIDEAIERGSNLHDLADYAYVQINDTHPSMVIPELIRLLTEKHGFDFDEAVSVVKDMVGYTNHTILAEALEKWPTDYLNEVVPHLVTIIEKLDALVRSEVSDPAVQIIDETGRVHMAHMDIHFATSVNGVAALHTEILKNSELKAFYDLYPEKFNNKTNGITFRRWLEFANQDLADYIKELIGDEYLTDATKLEKLMAFADDKAVHAKLAEIKFNNKLALKRYLKDNKGIELDEHSIIDTQIKRFHEYKRQQMNALYVIHKYLEIKKGNLPKRKITVIFGGKAAPAYIIAQDIIHLILCLSELINNDPEVSPYLNVHLVENYNVTVAEHLIPATDISEQISLASKEASGTGNMKFMLNGALTLGTMDGANVEIAELAGMENIYTFGKDSDTIINLYATASYVAKDYYDNHPAIKAAVNFIISPELLAFGNEERLDRLYKELISKDWFMTLIDLEEYIEVKEKMLADYEAQDLWMTKVVHNIAKAGFFSSDRTIEQYNEDIWHSN, from the coding sequence ATGACACGCTTTACAGAATATGCTGAAACTAAATTAGGAAAATCGCTTACGCAGGCCAGCAATGAAGAGATTTATCTATCATTATTAAACTTTGTCAAAGAAGAAGCTAGCCACAAGGCTAAAAATTCTGTCAAACGCAAAGTTTACTATATTTCGGCAGAGTTTTTGATTGGTAAATTACTATCAAACAACCTGATTAACCTAGGAATTTACAAAGACATCAAAGAAGAATTGGCAGCTGCTGGCAAATCTATCGCAGAAGTCGAAGATGTTGAATTAGAACCATCACTAGGTAATGGTGGTTTAGGACGTCTTGCTTCATGTTTCATTGACTCTATTTCATCTCTTGGTATTAATGGTGAAGGGGTTGGCTTGAATTATCATTGTGGGTTGTTCAAACAAGTTTTCAAACACAATGAACAAGAAGCAGAGCCAAACTTCTGGATTGAAGATGACTCATGGTTGGTTCCAACAGACATTTCTTACGATGTGCCTTTTAAGAACTTCACCTTGAAATCTCGTCTTGATCGTATTGATGTTTTGGGTTACAAACGCGACACTAAAAACTACCTTAACTTGTTTGATATCGAGGGCGTTGATTACGGATTAATCAAAGACGGTATTTCATTTGATAAAACTGAAATTGCTAAAAACTTAACCTTGTTCCTTTACCCAGATGACTCTGATAAAAACGGAGAATTGCTTCGTATTTACCAACAGTACTTTATGGTGTCAAATGCAGCTCAACTGTTGATTGACGAAGCTATTGAACGTGGCTCTAACCTTCATGATCTTGCAGACTACGCTTACGTGCAAATCAATGACACGCATCCATCAATGGTTATTCCTGAATTGATTCGTCTGTTGACAGAAAAACATGGCTTTGACTTTGATGAAGCGGTATCTGTTGTGAAGGACATGGTTGGTTACACTAACCACACTATCCTTGCGGAAGCGCTTGAAAAATGGCCAACAGATTACTTAAACGAAGTAGTGCCACACTTGGTAACCATCATTGAAAAATTGGATGCTCTTGTTCGTTCAGAAGTGTCTGACCCAGCTGTTCAAATTATTGATGAAACTGGTCGTGTGCACATGGCCCATATGGATATTCATTTTGCAACAAGTGTCAATGGGGTAGCTGCGCTGCATACAGAAATCTTGAAAAACAGTGAATTAAAAGCTTTCTATGACCTTTACCCAGAAAAATTCAACAATAAAACTAACGGGATTACTTTCCGTCGTTGGCTAGAATTTGCTAACCAAGACTTGGCTGATTATATTAAAGAACTTATTGGCGATGAGTACTTGACTGACGCAACAAAATTAGAAAAATTGATGGCCTTTGCAGATGATAAAGCTGTTCATGCTAAATTGGCTGAAATCAAATTCAACAACAAATTAGCCCTTAAACGTTACCTTAAAGACAATAAAGGCATTGAGCTTGATGAACATTCTATTATTGATACCCAAATCAAACGTTTCCACGAGTACAAACGTCAACAGATGAATGCTCTTTATGTGATTCACAAATATTTGGAAATTAAAAAAGGCAACCTTCCAAAACGTAAAATCACTGTTATTTTTGGTGGTAAAGCAGCGCCTGCTTACATCATTGCTCAAGACATCATTCACTTAATCCTTTGCTTGTCTGAATTGATTAACAATGACCCTGAAGTAAGCCCATACCTTAATGTGCATCTTGTTGAAAATTACAATGTGACAGTAGCAGAGCACTTGATTCCTGCAACCGATATTTCTGAACAAATTTCACTAGCATCTAAAGAAGCTTCTGGGACTGGTAATATGAAATTCATGCTTAACGGTGCTTTAACACTTGGTACAATGGACGGTGCTAACGTAGAGATCGCTGAGCTTGCAGGCATGGAGAATATCTACACCTTTGGTAAAGATTCTGACACCATCATCAACCTTTATGCAACTGCTTCTTATGTAGCAAAAGATTACTATGATAACCACCCTGCTATTAAAGCAGCAGTGAACTTTATTATCAGTCCAGAATTACTAGCATTTGGTAATGAAGAACGTCTTGACCGTCTTTATAAAGAATTGATTTCAAAAGACTGGTTCATGACCTTGATTGACCTTGAAGAGTACATTGAAGTTAAAGAAAAAATGTTGGCAGACTACGAAGCCCAAGATTTGTGGATGACAAAAGTGGTTCACAACATTGCCAAAGCTGGATTCTTCTCATCTGACCGCACCATTGAACAGTACAACGAAGATATCTGGCATTCAAACTAA